A portion of the Luxibacter massiliensis genome contains these proteins:
- a CDS encoding glucosaminidase domain-containing protein, with amino-acid sequence MKKKILALGLSLCLGISMLSVRGIDAHAEEAAGGPTVQENNADNIQDGSTGYQEEGGSATDDGSLIEGQGNTKDAAGNPGGATEDGIQDSGTEAESAVLGSGEALDENEAVQQPDAGGNEADQQPEQAAEVTPVEIQCMDEEGNIYYITDDVSPSVDSDGIMARAGGDQVVNLRVKQNGTVVNDITVFQEYGTGTEGYLYGQMGADAAYLGTEGGKVKFMVSGVIGLVNASEVQVVNKDSVGSVSSYYADGANIIHRISSNLNSQTTSALKVGPQQSYMSTGATYYSYDGNYFYTNYSTMLFDYRNGTRANSINPTTPYYNYFQFLPLRSRTNYTAAQLNSKISAKAGAGSGSKMLNTGSSLIGNQDTYGVNALIMTGIAANESGWGKSGLAMGKNNLFGLNAVDSSPTESADTFSSPEVCIKNFAEGWMSKKYLNPNAWNYYGGFLGNKASGINVKYASDPYWGEKAANIAWNLDSESLDRHQYTIGIKDTMNTKHTDVAVRKESSASSANIYTTGNQSNHAFIVLEEENGFYRVQSDGVLNSSRTGIDNSSGKYNASSMYGYVQGQSVSIVSGEVENSTMFAVAYSTHVQTYGWLGTAKNGESSGTEGQAKRMEAVKIQLKNAPYAGSVEYRAYAQTYGWLDWVRDNAEAGTVGKGKRLEALQIKLTGEMAKHYDIYYRVHAQTFGWMGWAKNGENAGSADYAKRVEALQIVLVEKGGKAPGSTADAFKQRQIQYRTHVQTYGWQGYAYDGGVSGTTGLAKRLEGIEISLKAKPVSGSVRYKTHVQTYGWQDWASEGTVSGTTGQAKRLEAIQIELTGEMAKKYDIYYRVHSQTYGWLGWAQNGGKAGTAGYAKRLESIQIVLVDKGGAAPGSTEKCYLEK; translated from the coding sequence ATGAAGAAAAAAATATTGGCATTGGGACTGAGTTTATGCCTGGGAATCAGTATGCTATCAGTCCGGGGCATAGATGCACATGCCGAAGAGGCGGCAGGCGGGCCCACCGTACAGGAAAATAATGCAGATAATATCCAGGACGGCAGCACAGGATACCAGGAAGAGGGCGGGAGTGCGACAGATGATGGCAGCCTCATTGAAGGGCAGGGCAATACAAAGGATGCCGCCGGCAATCCCGGCGGGGCCACAGAGGATGGCATCCAGGATTCAGGCACAGAGGCAGAATCGGCAGTTTTAGGCAGTGGTGAGGCCCTGGATGAAAATGAGGCTGTACAGCAGCCTGATGCTGGCGGGAATGAGGCGGACCAGCAGCCGGAGCAGGCTGCTGAGGTTACTCCGGTTGAAATACAATGTATGGACGAGGAGGGGAACATTTACTATATCACAGACGATGTCTCCCCATCTGTTGATTCTGATGGGATTATGGCACGGGCAGGGGGAGATCAGGTAGTAAACCTGCGCGTTAAGCAAAATGGTACAGTTGTAAATGACATTACTGTTTTTCAGGAATATGGAACAGGGACAGAGGGATATCTGTACGGCCAGATGGGGGCAGATGCTGCTTATCTTGGCACTGAAGGCGGAAAGGTTAAATTTATGGTCAGCGGGGTTATCGGTCTGGTCAATGCGTCTGAAGTACAGGTTGTGAACAAAGACAGTGTGGGAAGTGTAAGCAGCTATTATGCAGACGGCGCCAATATTATCCACAGGATTAGTTCGAATCTGAACAGCCAGACAACCAGCGCTTTGAAAGTAGGGCCTCAGCAGTCTTACATGAGCACCGGGGCTACTTATTACAGCTATGATGGGAATTATTTTTACACAAACTATTCCACCATGCTTTTTGATTACAGAAATGGTACAAGGGCAAATTCCATCAATCCTACAACCCCATACTATAATTATTTCCAATTCCTTCCGCTGAGAAGCCGGACAAATTATACGGCGGCCCAGCTAAACAGCAAAATCAGCGCCAAGGCTGGGGCGGGAAGTGGCTCTAAGATGTTAAATACAGGGAGCAGCCTGATCGGGAATCAGGATACATACGGCGTAAATGCCCTGATTATGACAGGGATTGCCGCAAATGAAAGCGGATGGGGAAAGAGCGGCCTGGCCATGGGGAAAAATAATCTGTTTGGCCTTAATGCCGTGGATTCCTCACCCACAGAAAGCGCGGATACATTTTCCAGCCCAGAAGTTTGCATTAAAAATTTTGCAGAGGGATGGATGTCCAAAAAATATTTAAATCCCAATGCCTGGAATTATTATGGGGGGTTTTTAGGGAATAAGGCCAGTGGGATTAATGTAAAGTATGCCTCTGACCCCTATTGGGGGGAAAAAGCTGCCAACATTGCTTGGAACCTTGACTCAGAGTCATTGGACAGACATCAATATACAATCGGAATCAAGGATACAATGAATACCAAACACACGGACGTGGCTGTCAGAAAGGAGAGCAGCGCCTCTTCGGCCAATATTTACACGACTGGGAACCAGTCAAACCATGCTTTTATTGTGCTGGAAGAAGAAAATGGTTTTTACCGCGTACAGAGTGACGGAGTCCTCAACAGTTCCAGGACGGGCATTGATAATTCTTCTGGAAAATATAATGCTTCGTCTATGTACGGGTATGTACAGGGCCAGTCTGTGAGTATTGTTTCTGGGGAAGTAGAGAACAGCACAATGTTCGCTGTTGCCTACAGCACACATGTACAGACTTATGGCTGGCTGGGAACAGCCAAAAATGGGGAGTCCTCGGGGACAGAGGGACAGGCCAAGCGGATGGAGGCCGTTAAAATACAGCTTAAGAATGCACCCTATGCAGGCTCCGTAGAATACCGCGCCTATGCCCAGACTTATGGCTGGCTGGACTGGGTCAGGGACAATGCCGAAGCAGGGACAGTCGGAAAAGGGAAGAGGCTGGAAGCATTACAGATCAAGCTTACAGGAGAGATGGCAAAGCATTATGATATTTACTACCGTGTCCACGCCCAGACGTTCGGCTGGATGGGATGGGCGAAGAACGGAGAAAATGCCGGATCAGCAGATTATGCCAAACGGGTTGAGGCACTGCAGATTGTACTGGTGGAAAAAGGCGGGAAAGCTCCGGGCAGTACTGCAGATGCATTTAAGCAGAGGCAAATACAATACCGGACCCACGTACAGACCTATGGATGGCAGGGATATGCCTATGACGGAGGGGTAAGCGGTACCACGGGGCTGGCCAAACGTCTGGAAGGGATTGAAATTTCCCTTAAGGCAAAGCCAGTCAGCGGCTCTGTCAGGTATAAGACCCATGTACAGACTTATGGGTGGCAGGACTGGGCCAGTGAAGGTACTGTCAGTGGCACCACAGGGCAGGCCAAACGCCTGGAAGCTATACAGATAGAGCTTACAGGAGAGATGGCTAAAAAGTACGATATATACTACCGGGTGCACTCCCAGACCTATGGATGGCTGGGATGGGCCCAAAATGGCGGGAAAGCCGGTACGGCAGGTTATGCCAAGCGTCTGGAATCTATCCAGATTGTACTTGTAGATAAGGGAGGGGCAGCTCCGGGCAGCACAGAAAAGTGTTACCTGGAAAAATAG
- a CDS encoding family 78 glycoside hydrolase catalytic domain yields MKNRNSLGRKSILYKLHILAAAFIFSFLVFGLHVQAEERAAGVPANLKINLMDEPFGVPADDIRFSWSMDSGTKQAAYRIVIGKTAQDMQSRQYVYDSSWVSSDKSAGVKLGKSLEHNRLYYWQVQVRDVNGTASGLSEARPFSTEVGSQWKSTAGIWAGTDDFAFFRYRFSKNTGNIDRAVVNVTASSPEPSKQYVYHFFVNENIAGIGPSRVNHGELYYNSYDVTNLLKNGENVLGAVCYARSQRAFLCQMTIFYKDGSSEIVTNSGRDSSSWLALRGNNIYGNNGTSIGTGYYFASAENMNSPAYPHGWLSSSYTMQNWTSVTSAFNVGSTFSLKPYPSDNVSRYTVEPASVTKKGDGSYVIDMGREIAGSIALKIYSSSQKGITVRYGEQLDGSGNVIYKLNTGNVYEEKWTLRTGDQEIPGTGMKTFRYVQIYSSPVPLGKANVTGLEIRKKFEDAESAFTSSSQTLNDLNALCKNTIKAGSQQLYVDTQSRERMPYEGDAFIQMMSNHSYSDDYALARHSVDYLLYNPTWPAEYGYYAVMAAWQDYLYTGDTSLLEKDYQVLKNQMGSTAISGSAGLVQPPAKSILVDWPAGERDGYDTDEVYYNTVLNAVCAGAYDSMASIASVLGNGQDASYYQSQADTIRNNMIQKLYHAETGTFYDGLTSSGQIVEHSSQHATAFALAFGVYSDLQMAGRMSESIQRDGIVQMSVYGSYFLLQGLYNSNAGDLARQVMTNPSQYTGSHSWSNMLYRTGNTTAAEAWDSTVKGNLSNLHPWGSAPGSWMVRGLFGIQPTSGGFQTFQVKLQPGGLGQASVEVPTVKGRIEAAYTIGGDGSMQVNLKVPSNTTADIKLPSATQGSQVSVNGGAVNASYQDGFLQIQLGAGSYQISYHAGIYADGTELAENDSVVYSTYGKSWSALETNGNMSGSTGKAIGLEGIKMILNSGTSGGVRYSAHISSEGWLDWAENGTVGGRPKSGRTIQAVKIELTGDAASRWDIYYRSYCQSYGWLDWAKNGQVAGTVGMAKRMEAVEIKLVDKGGEAPGATSRAAIQKDDLTYSTHVQTYGWQSPVYEGMTSGTEGKAKRLEGIKISIKNLPYSGQVQYKTHVQTYGWQDWVSDGAMSGTEGQKKRLEAIQIQLTEELNEKFDIYYRVHAQTYGWMGWAKNGEPAGTAGYAKRLEAIQIRLVTKGGEAPGSTDRAYVDKDGPGIRYSTHVQTYGWQSQVQNGEMSGTEGQAKRLEGIKISVNMPGVAGSVRYKTHVQTYGWQDWAWDGGMSGTEGQKKRLEAIQIELTDQLAEKYDVYYQVHAQTYGWLGWAKNGEPAGTAGYAKRLEGIRIQLVEKGQAFDTGGTAYHDKNAVSVQSDGQENLDKPEEDGHIESSGKREEIQENQGQSDVIPNPDAAEPDQDQEVQSPAGGEGDMSDSTQDGTGNSSDLENIEAPESDSLESDG; encoded by the coding sequence ATGAAGAATAGGAACAGTTTAGGCAGAAAGAGCATTTTATATAAATTACACATTCTTGCAGCTGCATTTATTTTCAGCTTTCTTGTGTTCGGCCTTCATGTGCAGGCAGAAGAAAGGGCGGCTGGCGTGCCGGCCAACCTGAAAATAAATCTGATGGATGAGCCGTTCGGCGTGCCGGCAGATGATATCCGTTTTTCCTGGAGTATGGATTCGGGGACAAAGCAGGCGGCCTACCGCATCGTGATCGGCAAAACGGCCCAGGATATGCAGAGCCGCCAATATGTCTATGACAGCAGCTGGGTATCCTCCGATAAAAGTGCAGGCGTGAAGTTGGGAAAGAGCCTGGAACATAACCGGTTATATTACTGGCAGGTACAGGTCAGGGATGTAAACGGCACTGCCAGCGGCTTGTCTGAGGCCAGGCCATTTTCTACGGAAGTGGGAAGCCAGTGGAAGAGCACGGCAGGCATCTGGGCGGGGACAGATGATTTTGCATTTTTCAGATATAGATTCAGCAAGAACACAGGAAATATAGACAGGGCGGTGGTGAATGTGACGGCCTCTTCCCCGGAGCCGTCCAAACAATATGTCTACCATTTTTTTGTCAACGAGAATATTGCAGGCATTGGCCCCAGCCGTGTAAACCATGGGGAGCTGTATTATAATTCCTATGATGTGACAAATCTGCTTAAAAACGGGGAAAATGTTCTGGGCGCTGTGTGTTATGCAAGGTCACAGAGGGCCTTTCTCTGCCAGATGACTATATTTTACAAGGATGGGAGCTCAGAGATTGTCACAAACTCTGGCCGGGATTCCTCCAGCTGGCTGGCCCTTAGGGGAAACAATATTTATGGGAATAATGGAACCAGCATTGGCACAGGGTACTATTTTGCAAGCGCAGAAAACATGAACAGTCCAGCCTATCCCCACGGGTGGCTGAGCTCATCTTATACGATGCAGAACTGGACCAGCGTTACCTCAGCATTTAATGTGGGGAGCACTTTCAGCCTGAAACCATATCCTTCTGACAATGTCTCCAGATATACGGTGGAGCCGGCTTCAGTAACTAAAAAAGGAGATGGTTCCTATGTTATTGATATGGGCCGGGAGATTGCGGGGAGCATAGCGCTGAAAATATATTCCAGTTCCCAGAAAGGGATTACTGTCCGTTACGGGGAGCAATTAGACGGCAGCGGAAATGTGATTTATAAACTGAATACAGGGAATGTTTACGAGGAAAAGTGGACTTTAAGGACGGGGGATCAGGAGATACCGGGAACGGGGATGAAAACCTTCCGCTATGTCCAGATTTATTCCAGTCCTGTTCCACTGGGAAAGGCCAATGTTACAGGCCTGGAAATCCGCAAGAAGTTCGAAGATGCTGAGTCGGCATTTACAAGCAGCAGCCAGACACTGAATGATTTGAATGCATTATGTAAAAATACTATTAAAGCAGGCAGCCAGCAGTTATATGTGGACACCCAGAGCAGGGAGCGTATGCCCTATGAGGGGGACGCCTTTATCCAGATGATGTCCAATCACTCTTACAGTGATGATTACGCGCTGGCCAGGCATTCTGTTGACTATCTTCTGTACAATCCTACCTGGCCTGCAGAGTATGGGTATTACGCTGTGATGGCAGCGTGGCAGGATTACCTGTATACAGGGGATACTTCTCTGCTGGAGAAGGACTACCAGGTTCTGAAAAACCAGATGGGAAGTACGGCCATAAGCGGAAGCGCTGGCCTGGTGCAGCCTCCTGCCAAGTCCATTCTGGTAGATTGGCCGGCCGGAGAAAGAGACGGCTATGATACCGATGAGGTATACTATAATACTGTCCTCAACGCAGTGTGCGCCGGCGCATATGACAGTATGGCATCCATAGCCTCGGTACTGGGAAACGGCCAGGATGCCTCCTACTACCAGTCACAGGCAGATACGATACGAAATAATATGATCCAGAAGCTGTATCATGCAGAGACAGGGACTTTTTATGACGGCCTGACATCTTCCGGCCAGATTGTAGAACATTCTTCCCAACATGCTACAGCTTTTGCCCTTGCATTTGGCGTGTATTCAGACCTCCAGATGGCTGGCAGGATGTCAGAGTCGATCCAAAGAGACGGCATTGTGCAGATGAGTGTATATGGATCTTACTTTCTTCTTCAGGGACTGTATAACAGCAATGCAGGAGACCTGGCCAGGCAAGTCATGACAAATCCGAGCCAATATACAGGCAGCCACAGTTGGTCTAACATGCTCTACAGGACAGGGAATACCACTGCTGCTGAGGCGTGGGACAGTACAGTGAAGGGAAATTTAAGTAATTTACATCCGTGGGGTTCTGCACCGGGAAGCTGGATGGTAAGAGGACTTTTTGGGATCCAGCCTACATCCGGGGGATTCCAGACATTTCAGGTAAAACTGCAGCCAGGGGGGTTAGGGCAGGCCTCAGTGGAAGTGCCCACTGTAAAGGGGCGGATAGAAGCGGCCTATACTATTGGCGGGGATGGGAGTATGCAAGTAAACTTAAAAGTGCCGTCCAACACAACGGCTGATATAAAGCTCCCTTCTGCCACCCAGGGGAGCCAGGTGTCTGTCAACGGGGGAGCGGTCAATGCTTCTTATCAGGATGGATTTCTGCAAATACAGCTTGGCGCCGGAAGTTATCAGATAAGCTATCATGCCGGGATTTATGCAGATGGCACGGAGCTGGCTGAGAATGACAGTGTGGTATACAGCACCTATGGGAAAAGCTGGTCAGCGCTGGAGACCAATGGAAATATGAGCGGCAGTACGGGTAAGGCTATTGGACTTGAAGGGATTAAAATGATCCTCAATTCTGGGACCTCCGGCGGAGTGCGCTACAGCGCCCATATAAGTTCCGAAGGATGGCTTGACTGGGCCGAGAATGGGACAGTCGGCGGCAGGCCCAAAAGCGGCCGGACAATACAGGCTGTGAAGATAGAGCTGACAGGTGATGCGGCTTCACGCTGGGATATTTATTACAGATCCTACTGCCAGAGCTATGGGTGGCTCGACTGGGCGAAGAATGGCCAAGTTGCAGGGACTGTGGGAATGGCCAAACGGATGGAGGCCGTGGAGATTAAACTGGTTGACAAAGGAGGGGAAGCGCCCGGCGCCACGTCCAGGGCGGCAATCCAGAAAGATGACCTTACCTATTCCACCCATGTCCAGACCTATGGCTGGCAGTCCCCGGTTTATGAGGGGATGACAAGCGGCACAGAAGGAAAGGCAAAACGGCTGGAGGGTATTAAAATATCCATTAAGAATCTGCCTTATTCCGGGCAGGTTCAGTATAAAACCCATGTCCAGACCTATGGCTGGCAGGATTGGGTGTCAGATGGGGCTATGAGCGGTACAGAAGGACAGAAGAAACGTCTGGAGGCAATCCAGATCCAGCTGACAGAAGAGTTAAATGAGAAGTTTGATATTTATTATAGAGTCCACGCCCAGACCTACGGCTGGATGGGGTGGGCAAAAAATGGAGAACCTGCGGGCACAGCAGGATATGCGAAGCGCCTGGAGGCAATCCAGATCAGGCTGGTGACAAAAGGCGGTGAGGCTCCAGGCAGTACGGACAGGGCATATGTGGATAAGGATGGCCCTGGAATCCGTTATTCCACCCATGTCCAGACCTATGGCTGGCAGAGCCAGGTACAGAATGGAGAAATGAGCGGCACAGAAGGGCAGGCAAAGCGTCTGGAAGGCATCAAAATATCTGTAAATATGCCTGGAGTGGCAGGAAGCGTCCGCTATAAAACCCATGTGCAGACCTATGGCTGGCAGGATTGGGCCTGGGACGGCGGCATGAGCGGTACGGAAGGGCAGAAGAAGCGCCTGGAGGCAATTCAGATAGAGCTGACTGACCAGCTGGCCGAGAAGTATGATGTATATTATCAAGTCCACGCCCAGACCTATGGCTGGCTTGGCTGGGCAAAAAATGGAGAGCCTGCCGGTACAGCCGGGTATGCGAAGCGCTTGGAAGGGATACGCATACAGCTGGTAGAAAAAGGCCAGGCATTTGATACAGGAGGGACGGCTTACCACGATAAAAATGCAGTCTCTGTCCAGTCTGACGGGCAGGAGAATCTGGATAAGCCAGAAGAAGATGGGCACATAGAAAGCAGTGGAAAGAGGGAAGAGATCCAGGAAAATCAGGGTCAGTCCGATGTTATTCCAAATCCAGATGCAGCAGAACCTGACCAGGATCAGGAAGTCCAGTCCCCGGCCGGCGGAGAGGGAGATATGAGTGACAGCACCCAGGATGGTACGGGAAATTCTTCAGATCTGGAAAACATAGAGGCGCCGGAATCGGATTCTCTGGAAAGTGACGGATAG
- a CDS encoding lipopolysaccharide biosynthesis protein, with translation MVISRIDNVTDAGTFVIAYAIANLLIMVGRYGVRQYQVSDINEQFCFSEYFRLRILSTVLMMLAAVFYTAFLYMGGSYDLEKSIAVILICGIKAVDAFEDVYHGLFQQQGRLDIAGKILTIRLGIYIAEYMAVYFLTHNLIFTTTVCLITTILLSVCMNGSVIGIFTYKKEGSRRSHIKELLIDCFPIFISTFLMAYVANAPKYAIDIVLTSQEQAQFNYIFMPVFVISLLSTFIYQPMINRLAIIWGERKLRQFWFLILRQTVLIGVLTILAMGGGYLLGIPVLSLLYGVDLAAYRAELVILLLGGGLLALVNFFTMVITITRYQRHLIWGYLLISLCFLLGGRRTAMAGGIMGISAFYTISMIALAIIFLIYIFVIARLSIKKSSAKELRQ, from the coding sequence ATGGTAATTTCCCGTATCGATAATGTCACAGATGCCGGTACTTTTGTCATCGCTTACGCGATTGCCAATCTTCTCATCATGGTGGGGCGCTATGGGGTCAGGCAGTACCAGGTATCTGATATAAATGAACAGTTCTGTTTCAGTGAGTATTTCCGCCTGCGGATTCTTTCTACGGTACTTATGATGCTTGCAGCGGTCTTTTATACAGCCTTTCTCTATATGGGCGGTTCCTATGACTTAGAAAAATCAATTGCCGTTATACTCATCTGCGGCATCAAAGCAGTGGATGCCTTTGAGGATGTATACCACGGCCTTTTCCAGCAGCAGGGAAGGCTTGACATTGCCGGAAAGATTCTGACTATACGGCTGGGCATATATATTGCTGAATACATGGCCGTCTATTTCCTGACTCATAACTTAATATTCACAACTACAGTCTGCCTTATCACAACCATACTGTTGTCTGTATGTATGAATGGCTCTGTAATTGGGATCTTTACTTATAAAAAGGAAGGTTCCCGCAGAAGCCACATAAAGGAGCTTCTCATAGACTGTTTTCCAATATTTATTTCCACATTTCTCATGGCTTATGTGGCAAATGCCCCTAAATATGCAATAGATATCGTATTGACCAGCCAGGAACAGGCGCAGTTTAATTATATTTTCATGCCAGTCTTTGTTATCAGCCTGCTCAGTACATTTATTTACCAGCCTATGATTAACCGGCTGGCCATCATCTGGGGCGAAAGAAAGCTGCGGCAGTTCTGGTTCCTGATCCTCCGCCAGACAGTTCTTATTGGGGTTTTGACCATCCTGGCAATGGGCGGCGGCTATCTGCTGGGAATACCTGTTCTTTCATTATTATATGGGGTAGATCTGGCGGCTTACCGGGCTGAGCTGGTGATTTTACTTTTGGGAGGGGGCCTCCTGGCCCTTGTCAATTTCTTTACAATGGTCATTACTATTACCAGATATCAGCGCCATCTTATCTGGGGGTACCTGCTGATCAGCCTCTGCTTTCTTCTTGGAGGCCGGAGAACGGCTATGGCAGGAGGTATCATGGGGATCTCAGCCTTTTACACCATCTCAATGATCGCACTGGCCATAATTTTCCTTATCTATATCTTTGTCATTGCCAGGCTTTCTATAAAAAAGAGCTCTGCAAAAGAGCTGCGGCAATAA